A stretch of DNA from Sebastes umbrosus isolate fSebUmb1 chromosome 14, fSebUmb1.pri, whole genome shotgun sequence:
GAGCTGTGTGGTGTATGTCACAGTTCATCATAGAGCAGGTGACAGGGGTTATCTGGATGGCACTGATCCTGATCCTCATCCTCTCATAGTCCCATCACAGGGACTGAATAAAGGTATATTACACCACCAGAggttcacagaaaaaaaaatgcctacAAATAATGGACAGAAAATATAGGAGATAAATGAAGCAGATAACAAGAAACAAATATCAAACTGTACTGTGTTACAGTATAAGTGCATTcacttacagtatgttaaaATGGAACGGTTGTCCGTGGTAACAAAGGTCACTATGAATGTATTTAATTGTAATATTATCTAATTGTTCTCTGATATGATGATGGTGAAGAATAAACTAAAAATAGACTGGTAATAATGGTAATTTGTAAACCTCACCACACGATGTCGCTGTTCAGTCAATAATCACATCCCTGAAAACAGACCTGTTTATCAGGCCTTCATATCAGTAGACTCTATGATACATTtagacattattattttttttgaacAAACATTTTATACACTCTGAAAATCATTTAGGCCATAATGGACACTTCAACTctcaactgaaactaaaacatcCCTCAGGTGGGTGAGCAGGGTTTAGTGCAGCTTGCACCGTTGAGCTTAAACATAATTCTAATATTCAATGTCCAATTTTACTGATATTGACTATAAATCAACACATGTCCCTGGTCTACATTAGCCTTTTACAGTAAGTATTGGTTTCAGTTTGTCACTTATTCTCTATTATTTTGCACACATTGTATGGATTGTAACTTTCCCTAAAGTATTAAGTATAAGTATTAAGCTATTAACTAATAGAAAAGTGATTTgctattattgttgtttattttttcagactggAAAAACAAGTAATCTGCTCTGGAAATGTGACATAAAGTTAAACACAactggtttctttttgtttgttttgaaagaTGACTTGTTTGCAGTCGATCTCAAGGTGAGCAACTGAATCATCTCCAGGAGCCCAAACAGAGCGTAAGGATTGAGCAAATGTCTTTACTAATGATCAATATAAAAGGGCTTTCTTGTGTGATTTGTTTGTGTAAGATATCATTGGCGCGTCAGATATCGTGTACAGACAGTACAAACACAGAGGAGGTTAACCTGGTCCATGGTGGGCTGTGAGAGGGACCGCGTTTTGGCTCGTTCACTCCTTACATAACTGCTTCAAGCTCCTCTGCCATGAACCAGCCTTGGGTACAGTGTGTGGGTGCGTATCTGGCCGTGTATCTGGGCGTGTATGACAAAATGCACGTCCCCATAAcgtaaatcattacattttaggtTGAAGACTTGGGTCATCGGGTTCGTTGGGCGGCACAGTGGTGCAGTCTTTAGCACGGTCTCCTCACAggaagagggtcgcaggttcaaacccagcttcagtgtggagtttgcatgttctccaaGTGTTAGCGTGGTTTTTTTTCCAGGTTCTCCGGTTCCTTCCTACattccaaagacatgcaggttaggttcattgttgactctaaatgtcccgtaggtgtgaatgtgagcgtgaatggttgtctgtctctacgtgtcagccctgtgatagtctggagacctgtccagggtgtatcccgccttcacccaatgtcagctgggatctgCTCCAGCACCCCCCGACactgccatccctagagccgtGGAAAATGAAATGACATGATGTTGTGGCCTGTTTTCAAAGCTTTAGGTCTTTAGAAGGAATCAATACACATTAGGGCtaactaacacattgttggttttgtttttttctaggggatttgttgacagtgaGAAAACTGTAGAGTAACACCAGACTTTATCCTTCCACTAACACTGCCAGGGATGGGTGGAGGCTTATTTATGAACTCACACTTTATCTTTGACTTCAGCAAGAGCAGTTTGATCTCTTatgttcagacacacacacccacccacacacacacacgctgcatgATAACTGATGTCCCAACAAACACACGCTGCGTGGTGACCAAAGTCCCTGCATTGATCCCTGTACTTTTCTAAGCTATTCCAGGCCATctgcacaaagacacacacacacacacacacacacacacacacacgcgcattATCGTATAGCTTGTGTTATATAACTCAGGGCGTGATCGGTCCAGGTTCAGGTCTATTACTTTCCACTGCAcagtttactttactttactttactttgactttattgtccaccttagtggaaatttgtctttggcttctcTAGTACATACAagataaatacaaacataacaCAGAATATAACCAggacaataaaatattaaaacatacagTCAGCAAAACACTCTGCACTGTTACAAAACGTAGATGTACAATTGTGCAAATGGGCaggaaacagcagcaacagatggGGATAAGTTACACATTTCAAAATACTTTAGGTCTTCCCTAGTGCGGTCATTTTGCATTCAGTACCTGTATGGCATGGGGAATAAAAGACCTCTTCTATATTATGTTCCGGCTCGCCCTCAAGGGCCCCGAATCGACGGCCAGACGGGAGCAGCTCAAACTTTGAGTTTAGTGGGTGTGAAGCGTCTACAGATATCCGTCTGGCCTTCCTGAGTATATACCGCTCTATCAAATATATCACAGAGCTGCCTTCGTGGCTTGCCAACCACCTTCCCTGCACTTAACAATTTTGGAaagcttgtttttgttcttcccACTCAAGTTGCCATAACCAAGCagttatattaaactgtaaaatgcTTCCAACCAGGCCCCTGTATGACATCTCAAGTATGTGTTGACGTACACCCAAAGCTCCTCAGCTTCCAAAACAATGGCTGGTTGGCTCTCTTAGAAATACTCTCTGAGTTTTTAATAAAACTTAACGTTTGATCGTCAATGATTGTGCCCAGGTACTTCAAATGTTCCACTACTTCCACAGGCTGGTTGTTAAAAACAACAGGGGCGATGCTACTGGTCCTCcttggttttgtttgtattacaagttCCTTTGTTTTTGCCACATTAATTTCCAAATCACAAGTCTGACACCAGTCCTGTAGCAAGGTGACCAGACCAGTTCATGGCCTGcgagacacgcacacacacacactctgtcagTAAGACTACCAGGGACTTAAACCCTGAATCAGCAGAACTGAATTCACCCAATAATAATGAGAAAAGTTCAATTAATTTCAAGACGATTTATTTTTCAAACgtttctttataaaaaaaaatagaagtcATCCAATATGAACATTTCACTTCAAATATACAATAAAGACACTTCAAAATGATGCGATAGCACAATGTCTGGGACACACGTATCTGCAAAATGCACACGGTGAATCACAATACGCAGTACAACAGtcaatttttttcaaatacaCTCATTGCAGTTTGGACCCGTTAACAGGTCTTCGAAAACAAACTGATTAAAGCGCATTCCACACGTTTATCAAGGCTGATTAATGGATAACCATTACTGTGAGTTTACATAACCCTTAGACAATGTTACAGTACCTGCTAATCTCTAACCAAATCATCCTTGTTTACTATCAGTAACTGAGCATCATTCAAGAGAGGATTGACTTTGTTCTATTTGTACAAGacaagcaaaagaaaaaacaaacacaagttgCAGGCAGTAATAGTGCAGAGTAAGGATTCAGCCAAACTAACAGCCAACCcaatctcactcccaactcgtcaaatatgtCAGCTTGGTCAGCGGCCCTAcacttcaaactatgatgctctaggTACTCCTCAAGCGTCAGTTTTGGAtgcgtcaatttccgctcgttacatgcatacagtgtcttttcaaaatgaacttcctGTGcaggtttacttacgcaacaaaagtacttggttaaaGGACCAATCcgtaatatatttattgtaataaatcCTAAAAAttaccatgatatgtcatcagagattaaggaaacattctaaattgaaatactggcttctccgacaacaatgctacagcgagtattttgaaatttccattccggtccGGAACATCTGTTTTTGAGATATCGTTAACGTTcgattctacccgacctgaaaagcctcggcacatctttctgtggtccgtgtgcagctgggttatcaaggcagcgagtatttgagacacacagccagtgaagtgattccgactactgctgctggccagTGGCTAACacggtcatgtctagaaggtaaccctcaaattgtgaAATTGTGTGCTCCTTTTAGTCATACCGGAGGAGCGGACGGGCCACGGcttcaatttttttaatttggacaGCTGTCACCCATTTTAAACGCTACATgtagctgtcagtgctacatattgttcctttaagtttaGGGCAACAAAAGTACGCTTAGGAAACGACCGCGGGGAAGTAGAGCAGGTCGATCCTCGGCTCGCTCCAGTCGGCacgtcgaagtgtccttgggcaaatGTACCCCAAAATCGCATtggtatgtgagtgtgtgtgaatgagcattagTCCAAATCCTGATGAGCAGGGTTCACCTCTCAgcctctgacatcagtgtatgtTGGCATGTAGTgcaaagcgctttgagtggtcggaagactagaaagaaaaatatgttgGTTTGTAAAATAACTGTGTTTTTTCCTAACTGTCGTTAGTTAAATgcgtaagttacgtaacaaaacgaAGGTAAAATGAGTCAACGTCGAGttgggtttcacacaggacacaaacggcggtctcctgggtgtgtttgtgtttgtttgacacatcCATCTCATACCTCTCACCCACCCAACacggactttctcgctctttatactacgtcagttgctctgaccgttTAATAATGACGTGGATGgttttacattggagttagttagTTAAAAGCCCTGCACGTCTCATACAGATGTTTATGGGTGCCCCTGTGCGTCTGTATCAGACACCACTGACTGAGTggtggtatttgatgagttgacAGTGAGAGGGGGTTGTAACAGCAGGCGCACAAAGAAGAAATGTTGTGTTCCTTGTAGCAAAAAGAACCCTAAATAATCTTTAATAAAGAGAACAGGTGACTAACGTTTGGGTGAAATGTGCTCGTAGATCCCAATATTGGTCTGATAATGtgcacaattagatattttcttCAAATTGTTCAGCCCTGCCATCCATTCAGTTCACCTCTccatctcgctctctctttctggaCTTCTACCACTCCATCAGTCATCTTGGCTCAGAATGTCAACGTtgatcttctctctctctattaaTAGCACACGTGTAAAGAGGAAGATACAGGAGGAAGACACTCGCTCCAATCAAGGAAGCTCCCAGACGATCGGGACGCCGACGCTCTGCCTTCTCTTTGACCGCCTTAGACACTTTTGGTCACACCGGCTCCCGACCACCGCTGGTCTAATAGTTCTGGTCCCACAATGTCATGTTAAGTCATGATTTAATCACTTGGCAACGCGGTACGCGGCCAGGTCCAGCGGCTCCTTGGAGGGGATGCACCAATCGTCTGCCTCCAAAGTCAGCTTGTAGTGACGCAAAGCGGTCTTGTTAAAAACTGGCAACCTTTCCACTGAGTCTGTAGACAATGCctagagacagacacagagaatagacttttaaaggggacatatcacactcatttccaggttcatacttgggtgccgattcgatatgtattgctaTTTTTAAGTATAGCattcaatattacaatttattgagatttttgttaacttttttaacactaggccataagaaaaagttgaatcatacctttctagggacttttacattggaaaatctctaaattaatatagtaaaaatgtttgattttcagcatgtatgtagtcagcaATGTCCTGAAgccaaatatatcagtcattgtcaggaattatttattacatttttttccacgcaacccaaaaatcaaagaataaagacatttccctcacaaattcattgtattttttttttatttataagggacatgtaatgttttatacttctggtgaatacaaaaaatataaaaacgttataattaactttcatgaacagaaaacacactgtgaaagggttaaagctctagGACGAAAACGTGGACAACTCCCAAACCGGGACAACACcgcggtagcgacctgtcaatcacaagatagccccgccctaaagcatcccctgctttatagtCTTtatgagaccataaactcatgtttacaatgtttactgaggtaataaatcaagtgagaagtaggctcattttttcatagactgctatacaaccagaggagtcgccctctgctggctggTAGATAGAATACAACTtcaaggcacttccgcattggcttcacttctgagACCCGGAGGTAGCTAACGGCTTATTTCAGCCTGGATTAATTGAGCCCCATTTAAAGAATGGGGCCCTGATCAGGCCATCCTTCAATGACTACGTATATCAAGCAATAAGTTGATgcatgcatgtgcgtgtgtggtaTATTACCTTCAGGTGTATGACTGCGTCAGTGCCGTGACCCTCCATAGAGTAGAGCTGCAAATCTCCCTGGAAGTAGCGAGTGTAGAGACGACTGATGGGCAGACCATAACCAAAccctgcctgcacacacacacacacacacacacagacacacacacattagttattttttataaaagttaCCAACTACAGCTTTAAtattgtgtttgaatgtgtgcatgtttgttgtgtgtgagcTGCTCACCAGTGGGGCTCTGTGTCTGTCTTCTGTGGAGGGTCTGGGAGCTGTGGAGTACATGTAGCTGAACAGACGCTCTGTCTTCCTGAAGGGAACGCCACCTCCTCTGTCACTCATCTGGAGAGGGATAGAGATGATGGAGAGGTTAATTACACAGCAATGAGGCGGCGGCAGCTCAGTCCGTAGGGAACCCGTgagggtcgccggttcaagtccccgcacgGACCAAGTACAGAGTGTggaactggtagctggagaggtgccagtttgcctccTGGACACTGCTGAGGTGCCCACTATATAGTATCTGCCCACTGCTCTGAatatactaggatgggttaaatgcagaagttaaatttcactgtgtgctgtgctgcgAACAGTGTGTGAAAATAAAATTGGAATTTAcatttgctgcaaaacaaactgTCTTTAATCATTACGAAAGGTTGGGGAGGTCAGTTTGGTTTTATGTTCTTACCTTGTTAACATAAAACATAGATAGGATGACCTGTTAACCACATTCAGTTTTTCCATGGCATCCAATTAGGGCAAGTAGGTATCAAACAATAGTGCGCTGAGTCTAAATATGGTCGCATGATGTGCCAGGAGCCAATGATGTCGGTGAATGGGCTTGGTATCTGGCCAGATTATGATTCTTTGATGATAATGAGGGTTTATGGGTTTATGTAAGATAATTAAGCAGCTAAACAGAGGTCGGTAAGGGTAAGAACGACGATGGGGCAAAGGGTGAAAACGCGTCATTTCAGAATGCGGAGGAGAAGAAAGCGTTCCTTCTACTGTTTCTTTCCGTAGCTTTTTGAACAATCATCACATAATCTCCTTAGAATATACATAATGTTACATAATGTTACATAATGTTACATACTTCAGTATGGGTTTAGAACAGGGAGGATTACTACGCTATTTCTGGagtaaagaagttttagttgcAGCAACTCTGTTTCTATTCTTGGTTTGAGAATTTGGGGCATTCAACTAATACTTTCAACTCGTGTACATTATATAAAGCTTAAGTTAATGTTGAGTTGATGTTTGCTAATGCTTTCTGGGGGTTTATAGCCACTCCTGCCATCGTGAATGATATTTGCTCACCTTttcaacataaacacaacagAAGAGTCTGAATTCCCTGATGTGACTTCCACCTTGACTTTCCATAGGACAGAGCACTTCCATGACAACATACTGTCCTTCCCTTTTGTCTATTTTGGTATGTTAAAGTGAATTCTACTGCAGTAGGGCCAAAGTCCATGCAATGCACCAGAcgtacagtaaaaaaaaacatgcgatTTAATGAAGTGCAGATTGTAAAACTCTCtaacatcaaaaacatatttagtcaaagttaacacgataacgcaaattcattttaacgtcacaaatttctttaacgcaactagcgatttttaggttgtaacgtgCTCAGGCTTTAAAGttagagttaagatactggtattatgaaactacaaaacctaaagaatccatcggtaccaaccatgtcatactagcttgtcaagaaggaggttaaataatgctctgGTATAgttattttcaaaggagtcccttgacctctgacctcaagatatgtgaatgaagtcagcacactgacacactgacacacggacagctgttgttgcatgttgggctgcagtttgccatgttatgatttgagcatattgttttatgctaaatgcagtacctgtgaggatttctggacaatatttgtcattgttttgtgttgttaattgatttcaaataataaatatatacatgcatttgcataaagcagcatatttgtccactcaatacgtgacaaatctcccttttaagtatattttgaactGCTAAAAAATGCTaagtcaatattttaattgattgacagccctaatgtttgGTTAATGTGGAAGCTGCAATTGGTTCGCCAACTTCACGTTTTCCGTGTCAATTTTAAAGACATAATGAAGAGTTGTTATTTCTATACGTAGTAGAGTCGCTCACCTTGATTGACAGGTCCTCTCCACCGAGAGCGACCATGACATTAATGGGTGGGAGGGTCCTGCTGGCCTCGTGGTTCTCAATGGTTGCTCTCATGGCGTtctacagagaggaaacagggACAAAGAGGTTTATCAGCTGTTGGGACCAAGACAACAGGTcgatatttacattttattaaaagtcAGGTATGAAATGTTATCAAGAGAAGTTCAGTGTTTTCTAAAACCCATACTGAACCCATTGCTTGTGTCCGTACTTTTGGACACTTTtggataattaattaatatggGATCAATTTATGGTGCAGTATTTAGAtcctaaacacaaacacagacctgAATACTACTGAATATAGTATGAGATAATATGACATGTTATGTGacatatgtttgtttgtttgtttgcagatGCACATACCTTGAAGAGTTCAAAGAGCATGTGGTACAGGTGAGATGGGATGTATGAGATGTGGATGggctctttgttgttgttggctaaaggaggaaaaaaatacaaaatagtcAGCGctctatgcacacacacacacacacacattagccacattgctaaaaaaaactgcgagtgtgtgttttgtgtgtgacgTCTCACCATTCATCtgcctcagctccagctctggaGCCCCCAGGTAATACTGCTCACACAGCAACTTAGCACTCTCATAGGCATCTAGAGAGAGACGGGAAGAAACCACAACTCTGTAAGAGCCATcttgtattatttacagtgttttgcatttgattatcatttaaaaagtacattggccaaagtctcccatcacaggctagattttttaaagcctgaaaacagagccgtgaggaggagcagaagtctagttatctctcagaacacttgaattacaatatgctgaaaggttattatagaatttatcgcccaatgatgccaagaaTATTcggcctactgcagctttaagtgcacACTTCAGACTACACATGGCAACCTATTTCGCAGAGAGACGCCCAGTAAGACCTGTCCCAGATTTGCTGTGTGTCAGTTCCTTTTTGGTTATTTGATTACACACAATTCAAGTTGGAAAATACCCCGTCGTTTCTCTTTCTTACCACTAGTCAAAACCCCcagcctctctttctctctatccttctgcttcttcttaCCTCGAGCAACCTCTGTTACGTCACACATGGAGTCGATACAGCCAATGGTGTTGGGGTGGGCCGGGTTTGAGTTGCCATTGAAGATAAGAGCTGCAAGAAAGTAGAGAAAGAGGAAATAGTTATGACGCATACAGTAGGAGGAGTAGTTACTATAGATTCTATATattcactagggctgtcaatcaatggaaatattgaattgctattaatcgcacgattgtgCGGCAGCTCACTGTGCTGGTTGATGAGCATGCGGATGGAGATGCGGCTGGTGTAGAAGCGGTCCAGGAAGTACTGGATGTTGTGGTCAGTGGCGGCGTCCGGCTGGACGAAAGCGTCTTTGTACTCGATGATTCCCTGAGCCATGGTGGGGACCACATCGTTGTGCCGGTTCCTGATGGACTCCAAGACCTCCACAAACCTGGGATcgagagaggaagaagacagAGTTTAGGTtagaaggaaaaagaagagcGTGGAGACAAAGTTGTCCTGTCCAGATCTGTGCTgttctgcttttgtttgtttgttttttcagataGGTGTGCTACACTCACATCTCCAGGACTCTGT
This window harbors:
- the LOC119502014 gene encoding pyruvate dehydrogenase (acetyl-transferring) kinase isozyme 2, mitochondrial-like; this translates as MTSKMKFVRSLMKTAVMANVPKHIDHFSKFSPSPLSMKQFLDFGSTNACERTSFVFLRQELPVRLSNIMKEINLLPDRLLATPSVQLLQSWYIQSLVEILEFLDKNPDDHRVLEMFVEVLESIRNRHNDVVPTMAQGIIEYKDAFVQPDAATDHNIQYFLDRFYTSRISIRMLINQHTLIFNGNSNPAHPNTIGCIDSMCDVTEVARDAYESAKLLCEQYYLGAPELELRQMNANNNKEPIHISYIPSHLYHMLFELFKNAMRATIENHEASRTLPPINVMVALGGEDLSIKMSDRGGGVPFRKTERLFSYMYSTAPRPSTEDRHRAPLAGFGYGLPISRLYTRYFQGDLQLYSMEGHGTDAVIHLKALSTDSVERLPVFNKTALRHYKLTLEADDWCIPSKEPLDLAAYRVAK